GAGATTCTAACATAAAGTGGAATCTCACCCCCCCTTATACCCAAAGGATACCCTTTCCCATCTATCCTCTCATGATGCAGGTACGCTATATCACTCAAATCCTTAAATATTGGCACTGAAGAAAGCAGATCTTTTCCTATGCTTGAATGATGTCTCATCTCTTCCATCATCTCCTCACTTAACTTTGATGGGTAGAACAACACTTCATCCCTTACACCTATTTTCCCTATGTCATGCAGTAACGCACCCATTTCAACAAAATTTGGCATATAGGTGTTGTTATACACAAGCTTTGATAAATTGTAAGAATACCTTGCTACTCTCTCAGAGTGTCCCTTAGTGTAAGGATCTCTAGCTTCCAAAATAGATACCAACATAACAGTAAACCACCTAAAGAGTCTCTCCTCATTCTTAAGAGTCTTAGAGAAATCCTCCATAACCGCTCTATACTCAGCATAGGTGTTTAAAATATCTATCACTGTCTTGACGAAAAGCACTAAAATTATGGCGAAAGTTAACCCTTGAAGCATCCAAAGCAGAACCTCACTCTGACCAAAGTGAGTAAGAATAGAAGTAGGTAAAAGTGAGGGCAAAAGTATAAATGATATCCCTAATAACTTATTCTCCAAGTTTAGATACTTCAAATACCCACCTGCAGTAACGAAAGACTCCATAAGAACTACAATCGTGGAAAGAAGAACTACTAAAATTTTTAAAGAAAATATGTTCCACACCCATGAGAGCATTAGAAAGATAACAACCATAAGAAACACGATAGTATAAACAAATAAAAACTGCTTATCCATCTTTGACATTCTACTCCAATTTAATCTTACTACAAACGGAGATATAAGCATTGATAGCGAAAGAGAAAGATTCTTTAGAAGAGAAAACACCCTCGTATCGTAAGAATACTCAAAAAAGCAACTAAACAAAAACAACAAAAGTATTGAAGTTACGAGTAGATTTGAAAGTACTCTATTGACAAATTCTCTAGAATACAACTCATCAGCCTTAGAGCGCAGTAAAAACACCAAAAAAAACATAAGCAAGTGTATAATCCAAAGAACAAAAGCCAAACCAGTATTTACCCCCACAAGCACACTCAATAAACTATCCATTGAATTCTCTCATCCAATTTACAAAAGTTGGGCATAAACCCTTTGATCTAAGCATACTGCATATTTCCTCAACACTTCTATCATCGGATACACTAAACTGCGACGACTCTACTTCCGAAGAATACCCTCCAACTGCAGTTGATGATCCTGCAGACATTCTTGTTGGTCCAAGAAGAGCAATATTGTCTCTAAAGCTTGAAGACTCTCTGGTAGATATGTTTATTGAAACCCTATTTAGAAATATTCTAGCAACTGATATAAACTGAACCATATCTATATCACTCACCTCATAGACCTTAAACCTAAACCCCTCACCACTGCGTATAGGCCTTAATCTTGGAAAAGATATCCCTACCTCTACATCAGGATAAGTCTCAAAAAGATATTCTGCATGCTTAATAACGAAAAACATCTCTTTACGAGATGGCGCTAGTCCCAGCAAAGCAC
This window of the Brevinematia bacterium genome carries:
- a CDS encoding HD domain-containing phosphohydrolase encodes the protein MDSLLSVLVGVNTGLAFVLWIIHLLMFFLVFLLRSKADELYSREFVNRVLSNLLVTSILLLFLFSCFFEYSYDTRVFSLLKNLSLSLSMLISPFVVRLNWSRMSKMDKQFLFVYTIVFLMVVIFLMLSWVWNIFSLKILVVLLSTIVVLMESFVTAGGYLKYLNLENKLLGISFILLPSLLPTSILTHFGQSEVLLWMLQGLTFAIILVLFVKTVIDILNTYAEYRAVMEDFSKTLKNEERLFRWFTVMLVSILEARDPYTKGHSERVARYSYNLSKLVYNNTYMPNFVEMGALLHDIGKIGVRDEVLFYPSKLSEEMMEEMRHHSSIGKDLLSSVPIFKDLSDIAYLHHERIDGKGYPLGIRGGEIPLYVRISTLADSFDAMNSTRVYRGTLDLGKIKREILDNAGIQFDRKLSLEFVEKINSIV